The stretch of DNA cAGGTTCTATTCTGTGGATGCTCCTGTGTTATCTCCACACTCCCTTCCCATTTCCATATCTCAGTTCCCTGTGAAGCTCGCCCAAATTTGAGCAGCAAAGTTTTCATGCTCATGTTCTCTGTGTTTCTCCAGCCGTTTACTCCGTGCATTACATACCAGACACCCTGCAGCCTTCCGAGCCCTTCGCTTTCCGAGGAGGAGGAGTACCACAACGTGGACAGCCTAACCCTGGAGGTGTCGGACAGCGAGTCTGATGAGAACTTCTCTCCCGGGGAATGCAGCGGTTACGACCCAGGTAATTACTGACCCTTAAATAGTAATGAACGTGTATGCACTTGGGCGGCAGATTGAATAAAGTCTATTAACTTCAGTTTGCGTTCAACAAAATGTATCACGTCGTAGTGATACATTTCTATGTTGTCACCTAGTTCAATAAGaatgatatatgtatatgtgaaggGCAATATATTTCTCTTTTGCATGCATCATAATGATAAATATCTCCTGAGTGGACATAAGTCACAAACTATTTATGGCAGTGTCACTCTGGAAATATTTATCACACATTTTTTGACAAGGGGTCACTTTAGACATATGGCGCAATTTTTGGACATTGAGGAGAGGTTGTGGTTATTTTTTGCATTGTTCTTTTAAGTGACTGTCTTTTTGAgggttgttccagttgtgcgtGAGATTGAGTGTTGGTAATAGGGACATTTTcccactatttaaaaaaaaaaaacatcaaagcTTATTACATGTTATACTATGACCGTataaattatatacacacacacaccttactacTTCGACAGAATCTTAATGCACATGAAATAGTATTTTTTGTACATGGAATAGTGTGCagacacacaatatattttaCATTAGTTCTGCACTTCTTAAAATGTGCAAAACCACTGACATAGGAAGATTATCAGGTCAATTCCCCACAGTAAGAGATCTGAAGAAAATTTGAGATAACATTTTTAAGTGATTATCACTCAGAGCTTATTGAATAGCAAGTGCATACTTCTTTTGACCAAAATAATGCTCATACTTAGTCACATGCCCTgtcctcactcccctcctcagATACATCACCCTgtcctcactcccctcctcacaGTCATATCACTCTGTTCTCAATTCCCTACTCACAGTCACATCACCCTgtcctcactcccctcctcagTCACATTACTCTGtcctcactctcctcctcacaGTCACATCACCCTgtcctcactcccctcctcagTCACATTACTCTGtcctcactctcctcctcagTCACATCACTCTgtcctcactcccctcctcagTCACATTACTCTGtcctcactctcctcctcacaGTCACATCACCCTgtcctcactcccctcctcacaGTCACATCACCCTgtcctcactcccctcctcagTCACATTACTCTGtcctcactctcctcctcagTCACATCACTCTgtcctcactcccctcctcagTCACATTACTCTGtcctcactctcctcctcacaGTCACATCACCCTgtcctcactcccctcctcacaGTCACATCACTCTGTCCTCACTCTCCTCCATCTTGCCTCGAAAGGGGATGGTGCCAAGGTTAAAGGCACCTTATTTCCAAGCCCAAGTCACTGGTTGACACCGTCCTGAAATGTCAGTAACAAGCAGGGAGAATAGCGcctaaatgtcagtttatttctATACGACCTTCCTTTGGTAACTGATTGGCTGATGTCAAGATGTTGGTGCACGCAAAGCAGCTAAAAATAATATACGCGTTAAAAGTGATCATTATATGGCTGTCACATAAATCAAGGCGAAATTAATAGGCAATATAAAAGTTCAGCAAGTATTATATATTGGTATCATAAAGCCATACATCATGCAGTTAAACAAGGTCTTTTGATTGTAATCTGCTCAACTCTCAATTAAAAAGCCAAGTGACATATATATCTAGATCATTTAGATTCTAaagcttttttttctctttgatcTTTTTATTAAGTTGTTCAAACATGTTATTGCTGACATACAATGTCCACAtgaaagtaaaaataatagcaacaataaaatacagtaaaatacattacaaaaatCATATTGCATCCAAAATATATAAATGATGGCATCATACATTGGTACATTTCAACATATAGTACATTATTTCAATTAAGTAGTTTTCAGTCCAAGATACTTTGCCTCCCAGAACGATCACTCCCCCAAATCCTTTTGTCCAGCTTAACATTTGGAATTTCTCATCCCCCAGACAGACCTCTTTCTCTACATCACACCAAACTCTATAAGCTTTCTTttatcttaggctgcggccaggcagggaacgggagcgctggcgctcgtgcactgcgccctgctcggctgggtgattcgtggccggctaggcgAGCGtttgcctgggggcggggccatgacgtcacggaactggttcgccctcattgggcgaaccgctcacgtgacgcgcttgcgagcggcaaattcaaatttactTGCTGAGTGCCGAGCgggcgcaggcgcttgctcacgctggccacacacattgccgcaatgtgtttcatcgtggcCAGCGTGTGCCcgtccgctcagcgccaccctggacgaggcctaaagcTTTTGATACTTCAGCACACAGAATGAAATCTTTATACACATTTGTTTAAGACCCAAATATCTAGTTTTTAAATGTGCAGTGGATTTTGCAGCCAGTTCTCaatgtgttttcttctttttgctTACGAAACGACTTCTTTCTAAGGCATTGTCTCTCTTCGTCACAGGTGTACGCAAGAAGGTACGTCTCTACAAATTCCTGCTGGAGCTCCTGCAGAATGGGGACATGAGAGACTGCATCTGGTGGTTGGACCATGAGAGAGGGACCTTCCAATTCTCCTCCAAGCACAAGGAACTGCTCGCCCACCGCTGGGGCCAACAGAAAGGCAACCGCAAGAAAATGACCTACCAGAAGATGGCCCGGGCTTTGCGCAACTACGGCAAGACCGGGGAAATCCGCAAAGTAAAAAAGAAGCTGACCTATCAGTTTGACAATGTTCTGCTGAATGAAAGAAAGGTGGAGCCCTCATTGCACCCACTCTCCtaaactgtctccaaccagcaggggtaggggggacaTGGACAAGCCAGGACtgtttgattgttttttttaaatacatttttggtgAATGGGGAGGGGGATGATGCATGCAAGTGTAATGCTCGTTGGCTGATGACTTCAGCATGTGCATTTATGACTAAGAAACTGCAGAGAAGAGTATCCACCGTTCTTATGTGCCATACAAGGCGTTTAACCCTTCACCTTGGACTCTTTTCTATTGAGAGGCACCTGGCCCTCTGAGTTACAAACGGCGGAGGAAGGAATGTGGCAGTAGAGACAGTACGGGAAAGTTATGGAAGGAGTCAGTAGAGAGAGGATACCAGAGAGAAATGAGAGTTAGTAGACAGACAGTAGTGAAAAATGTGTCGTATCAGATCTCATGGAAAGTAGCGATTATGATCTATTCTAAGCAGGAAATGTAAAGGCTCATCACTGCCCAGACTGCAGAGGTCATCTTGCTTCGAACATTCTAGGTTACCTGAACACCAAATGAAGTTGGTCCTCTCCTACTGCCCGCCAATGGACACTGCCTCTTGTCAATCACCCACCAGGGCTGTAATTCTGCTTTGAAATGGAATCCAATACATTTGACCCCGTTTGTATGCTTTTCAAGATCTTTTCAGAAGTTGTTATAATTTTTGGTTTTTCTTCCATATTGGACAGAGTAATGTAGGGCTAAATCAGCAGTGTCATATTATTAATAATGTTTAGTCAAATCACAGGTTACACATCTCAGACACGTGTCCCAAGACCGATAATCAGCAGACAGGCTGGAGCACGTCACAGAGGCAAAGGCCCAGAAGGACATTCAAGTCTTTCCTCTCCCCAGTTTGGTTCTCTCAAGTAGCTGCTTATGAACCAACCTGCGCTTGCCCGACATGTTTTTAAGGACCCTTCTATTAGCTTCAAGTTCTGAGCATTTTTTGATGGAAACAAAAGCATatatagacacagacagacaatcTCAGATATTCCTGAACCAAGTTTTTGAAGGGAAGCGACAGCCATATATGAAAATAAGATTAACCAATGTAACTTCTGTGATGCTGATTGTGTGCAATCTGTGATTTATAATATGCTGAAGCTTCATTGTGATTTTAAAGGTTACATAAACTATCTGTTTGAGGTCAAATGGCACCATAATAACCCAACGCCTTCAGCACAAAGGATAAAATCCTATGCAAGTGTAAACCGATTGATTTCTTAATGTATGATGCTCAAATTCATGAGTATCACTTACTGTTAGACAGTATGTCAGACAGCATTTATCTAGTGATAAGGTTAATTTAACCCCATCAGTGCCTTAATGTGCAAAATATGGCTTATGCTGCAGTGCTCCGTGGCACATTGGGGTTTAACCACCTTACTGCCAGAGGCAGGAAATGCGAGGAAACTAGCAAAGGTGGAGGCAGCAAGGCATTGCCgttccctctggcagcaaaggggttaacaaTTTGTAGTGTCTCTACCTTCTTTTCCGGTACAGCAAGGGACGGGTGAGGGAGCACAGGTCTTGTGTATATACTACTTTTAAATATTGTTTGCAAAAAGGatgttaatatatataaatagttgTAAATTTGACGCGTTTTTTTCTTTCGTTTCAAAATAAAACGAGTGAATTATATATAACTGACTTTCACATTCCACGGTTGCGGTTAATCACCCACGCTCcaaatcttttttgtttttggcTATATGCACATTGAAACTATTTACCTGCAGTTCATTACCGACTTATTTCTGATATAAAATGCTGACGGTGCTTTTAAAAGCAGAAATCCCCTGTACTCACCGTAAAAAGGAAACATTTCACTTCTTCTTACCATTCTGAAGCGCTTTGGCTCTCAGGGAAGTTAAAATGGCTGCTATCCTACACATAAGAATGAAGACGACATATGTTGTTATGGCCAATGAAATAATAAACGGGTAAATTCTCAACAGAAAAATGAAAAGCAAGAAAGATCAGCACAGCATAAACTAATAGTTTACGTTCAGCCCATAACTATtagtttaaagaggcaatctaaaTGGGtgatgacattattattatttatttttttgcatggcattgaagcagggggtccccggattctgaaccccattaatttcagtaccggagaccccatgcttccagagatacttacctccataggatGTGCCGCCCCGATCGCAGGATTCGGTGGCGTTTCAAAGCTTCTGCACCCTGCGGATcagtaggaagccgtgacattgTCAGATTCGGCTTATTTTTAaacttgtatagcgctgctagtattacgtagtgctttacagacagtccctgccctgtggagcttacaatctatgtttttggtgcctgaggcacagggagataaagtgacttgcccaaggtcacaaggagctgacaccgggaatttaaccaggttcccctgcttcacactcagtgccagtcagtgtctttactcactgagccgctccttctaatTTCTctctttataaaatgttttaccaggaaataatacatttttacctctcgttttcaagtatgtcctgggcccaGAGTTATGACACTACATCATTATACATTAGATCAGCGAGACTGACCGCGGGGGggcacagggtttacagagggCCCATGCGTTTCCCGAAGTAATTTAAATGAAGTACAGGGGGGAGCAGCAAAGACCTCTGTAAACACTCTCTTAATTTGGCTCCGGCAGCTTCttagacgcgtcaccatggcaacgcggcgtcaaattaaGCTGTGAGGTCAGGTTGCTGTGGCAAtttgacgtcatgacgccggagcaagCGGGGGGtggggcgcggagagaggggaaatgccggtagggaggcgcagggaaaaaagtttgcacccccctgcaTTAGATCAGCAGTGTGTAAAATGGGGAGCGTGCCCCCCCCTGATTTTTAAGGACGggcacgggcagttgcagaggccccgcgctcttccccgaggcatttcaattaaatgccaggggaccgtgcgaggcctctgcaacctgtacTTACCGGGTTTCAGCCGGCTTTTGCtcacgtcaccatgacaacgcagcatcaaatgacgcagcggggtcatgtgacatgccaCGTCGTTATAAccctcggcgtcatttgacatcacgcCAGGACACACGGGAGGAGGGGCGCGAGCGCGGGACCGAGACACAGGGGGGCGCAGCCCAAAAAAACTTTGTGTACCCCTGCATTAGATTTACATGCATTTCATGTACATTTAGAaacaatatatgttatgggcgtatttcAAAGTTGCAGACAAGATTAAGAAGGGAATGATCAGGGAGAAAGgttgattaaaaataaataaattaaacattaCAGCAACATAAAGGAATCTCCTGAATAAAATGGACAAAGATCGCCTTAtggcaggagtgctcaactccagtcctcaagttccCCCCCAGTCAGATGTTCAGGACATCcccgcctcagcacaggtggctcaaccagaggctcagtgtgcaatgcgggagctttaaacattAAAGTTACTATGCAAGGCAGTGGTAAGCAACATCTACTTTAAAAGGGCCACACATTAGTACAAAGGCAGCAGAGACGTTGCAGCTGTGGGTTAGTTGCTTAATGTCGGCACACTGGTGAATCCTGTTcagctcctctccttacacttgtgcgctgttattaagcagctgaggaaGGGAGAAGTTCCGATCCACATCAGCAACATCTCTGCTCCCTCAGAAATGAGGACGCAGATGGCCACTAGGGGTGGGAACAGTGGTTGGGGGCCAGACGTGAAGCCCAGAGGGCCCACCAATGACTCAGGGACATTGACACTTGATCCGAAACGTTATCTATGAAACCAAATGGGATAGTTTCACTGGTATGAATACGGATATTGCTACGTGCAAAGTGCTTTTGaaaaaaaaagtctttaatgaCCTGCAACACATTACAGGTCTCTGGCAGCAAAGGCAATACATTTTCATTAGGGGTGAGAGCATCTACCCCAGTTTAGCAACAGCTTACAAATGGTACTGCCTCAGcctggggttctgcagaagcGTGTCAGGATTCCAGACACACTTTTTTTGTTATGGCAGACATTTtattcttaggctgagtccatggtgtctCAGCCCGTGCGGCTGAGGGAAAGCGTGTGCTTTCCCTGgtcttggttagcgcgccgtccgggggcgtgtcggggggcgggccagtgatgtgacggagctggttcgccctcattgggcgaaccgctcacgtgaccgccctgcaCTCAATTAAAAAAATTTGTAAGACTTTcttaagcgagcccctgctaaagctgctctcattgcggctgcaggggctcactgccgagcagcagcgcgcctcagcacgggtcagagcataagcgctgaccatgcccgaggccttaagaGACCATCATTTTTGTTGCAGTAACaaggtttcccccacccaatcgcagataggggccattacagggtgtatggtgcatatacctgctggcaacagcaGGGCTGAATTGTCCACCGATGGTAGGGGGGACACAGAAACAGGCTTCTGGGATTCATACCCCActtatctccttagcagtgcagcgcctccatctgccgtaggctccaggaactgaaggtgatctcccacggtagaacttacctctccccccagtaaggtcacgcaccaggcaggaggtatatgcaaacaggaacgggtttattactgtactctacagtaacaggaacaaggcaggatctgcccaatacagtttcTCAGGATTCACCAGATGATGGTCCTTGGACCGCctctacaggccaagggcacccgcaaccATCCtggctcttccccacctccctagtagacgcagaggtatggtccacactcactttcccccggagggaagagcacatgggaaggctccAATTTTAGGCTCCCAGTtatgtgccttcctcagagggaaaggaacactactaactttagggctgccctgcctttaagtacagccaggaagtGGGCACCCGTTGTCccacaacaggatgtaccaccccctgctgtgtcactcaagtgcagtaccaaagggaaggggggaaacccccatagcaactactggcaaggc from Ascaphus truei isolate aAscTru1 chromosome 6, aAscTru1.hap1, whole genome shotgun sequence encodes:
- the SPIB gene encoding transcription factor Spi-B, producing the protein MLTLDSLQFDNSFNCSYPDAMLHDLDSFPKHPTSFSQINESETHTDLLWNWMAPQELTYDMYENGQLTPLQNVQVSYLQGTYSHYCPDNIQSLDGTAPCSTQCPLPEDMYSTEPFTPCITYQTPCSLPSPSLSEEEEYHNVDSLTLEVSDSESDENFSPGECSGYDPGVRKKVRLYKFLLELLQNGDMRDCIWWLDHERGTFQFSSKHKELLAHRWGQQKGNRKKMTYQKMARALRNYGKTGEIRKVKKKLTYQFDNVLLNERKVEPSLHPLS